In Lolium rigidum isolate FL_2022 chromosome 7, APGP_CSIRO_Lrig_0.1, whole genome shotgun sequence, the DNA window CCGCCGACCACCTGGTTGACGCCGATGTCGAGGTCCCGGTAGTTGGCGTAGGCGGCCCTGGGGTTCTTGCTGACCAGCGGCTCCATGAAGTCGTATATGGTGTTGATCCAGCTCGGCGTAGTAGTGTTGTTACCCCCCACCCAGGACTCGAGGTACTGGATGTTGTAGAGCACGCCGGCGCGGTGCGGGAAGGGCGTGTCGTCGGCGGCGATGCTCCCCATCCTCCCGCCTTgcggctcgaggacgagctgcccCTCGGCGGCGCCGGTGGGCCAGGTGAAGATCTTCTCCCACGCGTCCTTGGTGAGGGCTTCCCTGACGTAGTCGGACTTGTTCTTGTAGAAGCGGCCGAGGGTCATGGTGCGGTTGAGCAGGAGGGTTTCGAGGGGCGTGCTGTTGCTGGCGTCGCCAAAGTATATGTAGGCCACGTACTGCACCCAGCTCATCTCCCGGCAGTCGGCGCGCGTCAGGTTGATCTCCGGGAGCCGGTCGCTCAAGGTGGCCACCACAGCGCTGCAGTTGCCGAGGTACAGGGACTGGAAGTTGGCCTCACGCTGCTGCACGTTCACCCGCACAGTGAGGTCGTCGGGGAGCGCCGGCGCCACCGTCTGCCACTTGGTCACGGCCTCGACGGCACCCTGGTCCATGCTCTTGGTGACGCTGAAGTACGCGACTGTGGGTGGGACCGGCACGAGCCGCACCTTAAACGACAGCACGATGCCGAagctcacgccgccgccgcctcggatgGCCCAGAAGAGGTCGTCCCCCATAGCCTTCTTGTCCTGCAGGAGGATCCCGTCGGCGTTGACGATGGAGGCGTCGAGGATGTTGTCGGCGGACAGGCCGTACTTGCGCATCATCAGGCCCTGGCCACCGCCGCTGAAGTGGCCTCCCACGCCCACGGTCGGGCACACCCCTGCTGGGAAGCCCAGCCCCGGTGCGGCCTTCGAGACGGCGTAGTAGAGCTCCCCGATCGTGGCGCCTGCGTCGACCCACGCAGTGGCTTCTTGCGGGTCAACGTGGACGTTGTTGAGCTTGGCGAGGTCGACCACGGCGAACACATCGGGACGCTCGGACCGAGATGAGAGGCCCTCGGTGTCGTGCCCGCCACTGCGCACACGGAGGCGCACGCCGTGTGCGCGTCCGCACCGCACGGCGGCCTGGACGTGCGACGCGTTGGTGGGCGTCAAGATGCAGAGCGGAGGCATCGCTGTCGCCGGCGCAAGGAACCTGGCGTTCCTGATGGACGACACCAGGAGCGGCTTGAACGACGGGGAGCCCGGCGTGAGCACCAGCTGGGTAGGGACGTCCGTAGATAGGCACCCGAGGAAATCGCCCGAGGACGACGCCAGTGACGGGGCGGGAACGTAGAGGCCCACGAAGCAGACTGTGAGCAGGATTGCTACGGAGATTGACACCGCCATCTCTGCACCGCTCGATCGTAAACTGACAATGTGTGTGCTTATGTTCTTGTGCTATGCTGGCTAAGTACCATTTGCCTGTACTTGCAGGTCAACGAAGAAGCTGTATAAAAAAGATGAGATGCGCAATGAAGATAACATAAACAGCATGTATGTATTTGCAGGTCAACGAAGACAACACGCTAAGCTGTAGAAAAAAGATTAGCTGCCCTAGTTTGATTACCTCCATATGGATAGAGATGATCGGTGCTTTAATCCTGGCCATATGGTCATCAACGTAATTTATACTGTACTAAGTTA includes these proteins:
- the LOC124679490 gene encoding berberine bridge enzyme-like Cyn d 4, producing the protein MAVSISVAILLTVCFVGLYVPAPSLASSSGDFLGCLSTDVPTQLVLTPGSPSFKPLLVSSIRNARFLAPATAMPPLCILTPTNASHVQAAVRCGRAHGVRLRVRSGGHDTEGLSSRSERPDVFAVVDLAKLNNVHVDPQEATAWVDAGATIGELYYAVSKAAPGLGFPAGVCPTVGVGGHFSGGGQGLMMRKYGLSADNILDASIVNADGILLQDKKAMGDDLFWAIRGGGGVSFGIVLSFKVRLVPVPPTVAYFSVTKSMDQGAVEAVTKWQTVAPALPDDLTVRVNVQQREANFQSLYLGNCSAVVATLSDRLPEINLTRADCREMSWVQYVAYIYFGDASNSTPLETLLLNRTMTLGRFYKNKSDYVREALTKDAWEKIFTWPTGAAEGQLVLEPQGGRMGSIAADDTPFPHRAGVLYNIQYLESWVGGNNTTTPSWINTIYDFMEPLVSKNPRAAYANYRDLDIGVNQVVGGLSTYESGKVWGERYFGRNFQRLAMIKRIVDAGDYFRNEQSVPPLLS